The genomic stretch GGGCAAGGGTAAAGGCTACGGGGGTGGCGCCCATGGCAGCCAGGTCACTGACGGCCACCGCCAGCGAACGCTGACCGAGCAAAAACGGGTCGCAGGGATCTGCGAAATGCACACCGGTCACCAGCGTGTCGGTGGAGATCGCCAGCTGTTCCCCTGCGGGAACAGCGAGCAAGGCGCAGTCGTCGCCGATCCCCAGCGCAACGCCATCGCCCGCCTGCGCACAGGGCGCAGCGGCGAAGTAGTTGCGGATCAGCTCAAACTCGCCCATCAGGTACCCTGTCTCAAGCGCGTATCAGCGCTTGAACGCCTTCACTTCAGCTTCACGCAAGCGCGGGGCCAGCTTGTCGAGGACACCGTTGACGAACTTGTGGCCATCGGTGGAACCGAAGACTTTAGCCAGCTCGATGCCTTCGTTGATCACCACCCGGTACGGCACGTCGACGCGCTTGAGCAGTTCCCAGGTGGACAGGCGCAATACCGCCAGTTCAACCGGGTCGAGCTCGTCGATGGTCAGGTCCAGGCAAGGCGTGAGAGCGGTGTCGATTTCGGTCTTGAACTGCGGAACCCCGTGGAGGATTTCGCGGAAGTAGGCGCCATCGACATCACTGAAATCGTTATCGACCCGGAACTGCGCTTCGATCTCGTTCAAAGACTGCTTGGCCATGTGCCATTGATACAGGGCCTGGGTCGCGAGCTGACGGGCTTCGCGGCGCTTGACGCTCTTCGATGGTTTACCAGCATCCGCAGGCTTTGGATCGCGCGGGTTGAAACGATCGCTTTCGTCGCTAATCACTTGGCCTCCAACTGCGCCAGCAGGCTGACCATTTCCAGAGCGGACAGGGCAGCTTCGGCACCTTTGTTACCGGCCTTGGTGCCGGAACGTTCGATGGCTTGCTCGATGGAATCAACGGTCAGCACGCCGAAAGCGACTGGAACGCCGAACTCCATGGACACCTGGGCCAGGCCCTTGGTGCATTCACCTGCCACGTATTCGAAGTGCGGAGTACCGCCACGAATGACCGCGCCCAGGGCGATGATTGCCGCGAACTCGCCTTTCTGGGCGACTTTCTGCGCAACCAGCGGGATTTCGAAGGCGCCAGGGGCACGGATGATGGTGATGTCGCTTTCGCTCACGCCATGGCGAACCAGGGCATCAACCGCACCGCTTACCAGGCTTTCGACAACAAAGCTGTTGAAACGGCCAACAACCAGGGCGTAGCGGCCTTTGGGGGCGATGAAGGTACCTTCGATGGTCTTCAGGGTCATTCGACAAATCTCTTAAAGAGCCGGGACGCGTTCAGTACGCGTCCCTCAGTGATATTTGAACCGCGAACAAGGGGTGGAAAAACACCGGCCTTTATTCGGAGGGCACGTATTCTACAACTTCCAGATCGAAACCGGATATCGCATTAAATTTCATTGGCGCCGACATCAGGCGCATTTTGCGTACGCCAAGGTCGCGCAGGATCTGCGAACCGGCACCGACGATGCTGTAGGTGGTCGGCTTTTTCACCGCCGCCTGGTCAGCGGTTTCGCGGATATGCGCCAGCAACACGTCGCCATCGAGCGGGTGACCGAGCAACAGCACCACCCCGCTACCCGCCTCGGCAACCGCGGCCATGGCGGCGCGCAGGCTCCAGCGGCCCGGCTGCTTGACCATCAACAGGTCGCGCAGCGGGTCCATGTTGTGCACCCGCACCAGGGTCGGTTCTTCGGCGCACACGGTGCCCAGGGTCAGGGCCATGTGCACGTCGCCTTCCACCGAATCACGATAGGTCACCAGGTTGAATTGGCCCAGTTCGCTGTCCAGTGGCTGCTCGGCAATCCGCTGAACGGTACGTTCGTGGATCATCCGGTAGTGGATCAGGTCGGCGATGGTGCCGATCTTGATGTTGTGTTCAGCGGCAAAGGCTTCCAGCTCGGTACGACGGGACATGGTGCCGTCGTCGTTCATCACCTCGCAGATCACCCCGCTCGGCTCGAACCCGGCCATGCGCGCCAGGTCGCAGGCGGCTTCAGTGTGGCCGGCGCGGGCCAGGGTGCCACCGGCCTGGGCCATCAGCGGGAAGATGTGCCCCGGGCTGACGATATCTTCAGCCTTGGCGTCCTTGGCGGCAGCGGCCTGCACGGTACGCGCACGGTCGGCGGCCGAGATGCCGGTGGTCACGCCTTCGGCGGCTTCGATCGACACGGTGAACTTGGTGCCAAAGCCGGAACCGTTGCGCGGCGCCATCAGGGGCAGCTTCAGCAGTTCGCAGCGCTCGCGGCTCATCGGCATGCAGATCAGGCCACGGGCGTGCTTGGCCATGAAGTTGATGTGCTCAGCCTGGCAGCACTCGGCGGCCATGATCAGGTCGCCTTCGTTCTCGCGGTCTTCGTCATCCATAAGGATGACCATCTTGCCTTGGCGGATGTCTTCAACCAGTTCTTCGATGCTATTGAGCGCCACGCGGCACCCCCCTTCTTTCGAAATTTGAGCTTCAGGATTTGAGGTAGCCGTTGGCGGCCAGAAAGCTTTCAGTGATGGTGCCGCCGGCAGTCGACTCCGCAGCCTTGTCGCCCAGCAGCAGTCGCTCCAGGTAACGGGCCAGCAGGTCCACTTCCAGGTTCACCCGGCGACCCGGCTGATACGCGGCCATGATGGTTTCGCTCAAGGTGTGCGGAATGATCGTCAGCAGGAATTCGGCGCCATCGACCGCGTTCACCGTCAGGCTGGTGCCGTCGACGGTGATCGAGCCTTTATGGGCGATGTACTTGGCCAGTTCCTTCGGGGCACGGATGCGGAACTCCACGGCCCGGGCGTTTTCGGTGCGGGTGACCACTTCGCCGACGCCGTCGACGTGACCGCTGACCAGGTGGCCACCCAGGCGGGTGGTCGGAGTCAGGGCTTTTTCCAGGTTGACCGGGCTGCCGCTCTTGAGGTCATTCATGGCGGTGCAGTCGAGGGTTTCGCGACTGACGTCCGCTGCAAAACCGTCGCCTGGCAGCTCGACGGCCGTCAGGCAGACGCCGTTGACCGCAATGCTGTCGCCCAGTTTGACATCGCTCAGGTCGAGCTTGCCGGTGGCTACGTGAACCCGTACATCTCCGCCTTTTGGGGTCAATGCACGAATACTGCCGATGGATTCGATGATGCCGGTAAACATGAAGTCCTCCTCGAGAACAAAACCTTCTTGGCCGCAGCCGGGAATTATACGCTTGCGGCCGGCACGGGAATGGCGGTGACTCGCCAGTCATCGCCAACCGCACGAATGTCAGTGATTTTCAGTGCCGGCGCATCCTTCATTTGCGTCAGTGGCCAGTCGAGCAATGGCCGCGCGGTGGAGCCGAGGAACTTGCCAGCGACAAAGATCTGGTACTCGTCCACCAGGCCTTGCTGGGCAAAGGCGCCCGCCAGCCTTGGGCCGGCTTCCACCAGCACCTCGTTGACGCCGCGGGCGGCCAGTTCGAGCAATAGCTTGCGCAGGTCGACCTGACCCTCTTCACCCGGCACGATCAGGCACTCGGGGCCGTTGGCGTACTGCTCTTCCACGGCCACGCAGGTGGCGACCAGGGCCGGGCCGGCCTTGAAGAACGGGGCATCGAGCGGCACCCGCAGGCGACCATCGATCAATACCCGCAACGGTGGACGGCTCATGGCCAGGGCGCTTTGTTCGGCGTCCAGCCCCAACTCGTCGGCGCGCACAGTCAGGCGCGCGTCGTCCGCCAGCACCGTGTCGGCCCCCGTCAACACCACGCTGGCCTGCGCCCGCAGGCGTTGGACCGCGGAGCGCGCCGCCGGGCCGGTAATCCATTGGCTTTCGCCGCTGGCCATGGCGGTGCGCCCATCCAGGCTCATGGCCAACTTGACCCGCACGAACGGCAAGCCGTGCTCCATGCGCTTGAGGAAACCCAGGTTGAGCTGGCGCGCCTCGCCTTCGAGCACGCCGCAGGTGGTGGCGATGCCGGCCTGTTCCAGGCGCTGCAGGCCACGCCCGGCCACTTCCGGGTTGGGGTCCTGCATGGCGGCAACGACGCGTGCTACCCCCGCCGTGACCAACCCATCGGCGCACGGTGGCGTGCGGCCGTGATGGCTGCAGGGTTCGAGCGTGACGTAGGCGGTCGCGCCCCGCGCCTGCTCGCCGGCGGCGCGCAAGGCGTGGACTTCGGCATGCGGCTCGCCGGTGCGCACATGCCAGCCTTCGCCGACGACCTGCCCGTCACGCACGATCACGCAACCGACCCGCGGATTGGGGTGGGTGCTGTAGTGGCCCTTGCGTGCCAGTTCCAGCGCGCGCGCCATGTAGTGGGCGTCGAGGATCGCTTGCTCAGTGGACATCGTCATGGTTTGACCGGTTCTCGGGCCAGGCGATCGATCTCTTCGCGGAACTCGTTGAGGTCCTGGAAGCGGCGATACACCGAAGCGAAACGAATGTAGGCGACTTCATCAAGCTTCTGCAGCTCGGCCATCACCAGCTCACCGACCACCAGCGATTTGACTTCGCGCTCGCCGGTTGCCCGCAGTTTGTGCTTGATGTGCACCAGAGAGGATTCCAGGCGCTCGACGCTCACTGGACGTTTTTCCAGGGCGCGCTGCATGCCGGCGCGAAGTTTTTCTTCGTCGAACGGCTGGCGGCTGCCGTCGGTTTTGATCAGGCGCGGCAACACCAGTTCGGCGGTCTCGAACGTCGTGAAACGTTCGCCGCAGGCCAGGCATTCACGCCGGCGGCGCACCTGTTCGCCCTCGGCGACCAGACGGGAGTCGATGACCTTGGTGTCGTTGGCACCGCAGAAGGGACAGTGCATGGTGGCAGGCAACAAAAAAAGGGAGGGCCATGGTAGCGCATCCCGGTGGCAAGACAAGCCATAGGGTTTACGGTATACAGACGGGCTATAGTGCTTGATCCATGGATTTCACCTCGCTGGAGCCGCAAATGCCGCTACGACCGCTTGTTTTACTCAGTTTCGTCAGCCTGCTGGTGGCCTGTAGCAGTGATGCGCCCAAGCCCGCAGAACCGGCATCCGGCCCCGCGCCGCAGATGGCCCAGAAGAAGGCCCAGGCGTCCGCCGACCAGGGTCCGCTGCCGGCTTACCAGCGCGAACTGAGCGGTTCGTTGCAGGGTGTGCCAGCGGGGGCCGAAGTCGAACTGGCGCTGCTGGTGGTCGACGAGCGTTCGCGGCCGCAGCAGTTGCTGGCCAGCGCCAACCTGGTCGGCAACAACCAGGCCCTGCCGTTTCACCTGCGCTTCAACCCCGAAGCCTTTCCCGCCGGCGCGCGGGTCGAGCTGCGCGGGCGCGCCAGCCAATCCGGGCAACTGATCCTGCACCTGCCCTCGCAACGAATTTTCCAGCCGACTTCCCAGGCTCTGGGGCAATTGCAATTCGTCAAAGCACCATGACGGCACCGCTCGACCTGCAACACGCCCTGAGTGAACTGCTGGGCGATGCGCAACTGGTGCCCTGCCCGCTGCCGGATACCGAGCTGCAACTGTGGCTGATCGACGGCGACAACATGGACCGTGCCTTCAGCCCGGAAGAAACCCGACGGATCCTGCATGAACCGCCGTACTGGAGTTTCTGCTGGGCCAGCGGCCTGGCAGTGGCGCGTTACCTGGCCGCCCACCCACAGTGGGTCGCTGGCAAGCGGGTGCTGGATTTCGGTGCCGGTTCCGGGGTGGCGGGGATTGCGGCGGTCAAGGCCGGTGCCCTCGAAGTGGTGGCCTGCGACCTCGATCCCCTGGCACTCGCCGCCTGCCGGGCCAATGCCCGGCTCAATGGGGTTGAACTCAGCTATTCAACGGACTTTTTCGCCGAGGCCGATCGTTTCGACCTGATCCTGGTGGCTGACGTGCTGTATGACCGCGCCAACCTGCCGCTGCTCGACGCATTCCTCAGCCGAGGCCGCGAAGCCCTGGTCGCCGACTCACGGGTGCGCGACTTCTCGCATCCGCTCTACCGGCGGCTGGAGATGCTCGAGGCCATGACCTTGCCCGACCTGGCCGAGCCTGAAGAGTTTCGCCATGTGAGCCTGTACCATGCTGCCCGCTGCGTTACGGATTGACCCGGCTGCCTGCGCTTTCGGCCAACCCCACCAAGCTTTATAGTTGCCCCATCCACGTTTTTTCGAGAAACCCCATGAGTCAAGACACGCCGTACATCTTCGACGCCACCACCGCTGATTTCGAGCAGTCGGTGATCGAGAACTCGTTCCACAAGCCCGTGCTGGTGGATTTCTGGGCTGAATGGTGTGCACCGTGCAAGGCGCTGATGCCGATGCTGCAAACCATCGCCGAGAGTTACCAGGGCGAGTTGCTGCTGGCCAAGGTCAATTGTGATGCCGAGCCAGACGTCGTGGCACGCTTCGGCATTCGCAGCCTGCCGACCGTGGTGCTGTTCAAGGACGGTCAGCCGGTGGACGGTTTTGCCGGCGCGCAACCGGAATCCGCGGTGCGCGCACTGCTCGAACCCCATGTACAGATGCCTCCGCCGCCTGCGGCCGATCCATTCGAACAGGCCCAGGGGTTGTTCGACGAGGGGCGCTTTGCCGAGGCCGAGGCCGCGCTCAAAGTGCTGCTGGGGGAAGACAACAGCCACGCCGGCGCACTGATCCTGTATGCCCGCTGCCTGACCGAACGCGGCGAGCTTGGCGAAGCCCAAGCCGTGCTGGATGCGGTCAAGAGCGATGAGCACAAGGCCGCACTGGCGGGCGCCAAGGCGCAGATCCAGTTCCTCGGCCAGGCAGCGAACCTGCCGGATGTGGCCGACCTGAAAGCGCGCCTGGCACAGAATCCACAGGACGACGAAGCGGTCTATCAATTGGCAATCCAGCAACTGGCCCGCCAGCAATACGACCCGGCGCTGGACTCGCTGCTCAAGTTGTTCATCCGCAACCGCAGCTACAGCGAAGGTTTGCCGCACAAGACCCTGCTGCAGGTGTTTGAGCTGCTGGGCAACGATCACCCGCTGGTCACCACCTACCGCCGCAAGTTGTTTGCTGCGTTGTACTGATCGCTACCGGAGCGTCTACAAAGGCTCTACCCAGCTATAGAGCGGTGTATCGCCGCCGCTCAGCACCTTGACCTCGGCGCAGTGGCGCAGGCGCACCAATAGGCGCTTGCCAGCTACTGCGCTGCCGGTCAGTCCTTCCAGTTGCTCGAGCAGATCCGGCCCACTCAGTTGCCCGGACTTGCGCAGCAACGCCTTGGCCAACTGCCACTGGGCGTCGTCCGGATTGGCCGGTTTCGCCGCAACGCTGGCGGCGGGCTCTACGCCGTCGACCTTGCTCACCTGCAACTGCGCGCCAAGTTTCGCCCAATCGCCATCATCGAGCTCCAGGGTCAAGTCCACCGGCCAGTCGCCGATGCTTCCACGTATGCGCAACATTGGGCTTTCCTCAGGTTTATGACGAACATGCTCCCACGCGTCTTGCGCAACGCCAAGCATGCAGTCAAACTCCCGCCGATATTGTTATAAGATCACATAACAAAACAGTTAACTTCCGCCCCGGAGACTTTCCATGCGCCGTCTGCTCCTCGCTTTGCCGTTTGCCCTGTTGCCGCTGGCCATCGCCCAAGCGGCCGACGAACAT from Pseudomonas sp. S04 encodes the following:
- the nusB gene encoding transcription antitermination factor NusB, encoding MISDESDRFNPRDPKPADAGKPSKSVKRREARQLATQALYQWHMAKQSLNEIEAQFRVDNDFSDVDGAYFREILHGVPQFKTEIDTALTPCLDLTIDELDPVELAVLRLSTWELLKRVDVPYRVVINEGIELAKVFGSTDGHKFVNGVLDKLAPRLREAEVKAFKR
- the ribH gene encoding 6,7-dimethyl-8-ribityllumazine synthase; this translates as MTLKTIEGTFIAPKGRYALVVGRFNSFVVESLVSGAVDALVRHGVSESDITIIRAPGAFEIPLVAQKVAQKGEFAAIIALGAVIRGGTPHFEYVAGECTKGLAQVSMEFGVPVAFGVLTVDSIEQAIERSGTKAGNKGAEAALSALEMVSLLAQLEAK
- the ribBA gene encoding bifunctional 3,4-dihydroxy-2-butanone-4-phosphate synthase/GTP cyclohydrolase II is translated as MALNSIEELVEDIRQGKMVILMDDEDRENEGDLIMAAECCQAEHINFMAKHARGLICMPMSRERCELLKLPLMAPRNGSGFGTKFTVSIEAAEGVTTGISAADRARTVQAAAAKDAKAEDIVSPGHIFPLMAQAGGTLARAGHTEAACDLARMAGFEPSGVICEVMNDDGTMSRRTELEAFAAEHNIKIGTIADLIHYRMIHERTVQRIAEQPLDSELGQFNLVTYRDSVEGDVHMALTLGTVCAEEPTLVRVHNMDPLRDLLMVKQPGRWSLRAAMAAVAEAGSGVVLLLGHPLDGDVLLAHIRETADQAAVKKPTTYSIVGAGSQILRDLGVRKMRLMSAPMKFNAISGFDLEVVEYVPSE
- a CDS encoding riboflavin synthase produces the protein MFTGIIESIGSIRALTPKGGDVRVHVATGKLDLSDVKLGDSIAVNGVCLTAVELPGDGFAADVSRETLDCTAMNDLKSGSPVNLEKALTPTTRLGGHLVSGHVDGVGEVVTRTENARAVEFRIRAPKELAKYIAHKGSITVDGTSLTVNAVDGAEFLLTIIPHTLSETIMAAYQPGRRVNLEVDLLARYLERLLLGDKAAESTAGGTITESFLAANGYLKS
- the ribD gene encoding bifunctional diaminohydroxyphosphoribosylaminopyrimidine deaminase/5-amino-6-(5-phosphoribosylamino)uracil reductase RibD is translated as MTMSTEQAILDAHYMARALELARKGHYSTHPNPRVGCVIVRDGQVVGEGWHVRTGEPHAEVHALRAAGEQARGATAYVTLEPCSHHGRTPPCADGLVTAGVARVVAAMQDPNPEVAGRGLQRLEQAGIATTCGVLEGEARQLNLGFLKRMEHGLPFVRVKLAMSLDGRTAMASGESQWITGPAARSAVQRLRAQASVVLTGADTVLADDARLTVRADELGLDAEQSALAMSRPPLRVLIDGRLRVPLDAPFFKAGPALVATCVAVEEQYANGPECLIVPGEEGQVDLRKLLLELAARGVNEVLVEAGPRLAGAFAQQGLVDEYQIFVAGKFLGSTARPLLDWPLTQMKDAPALKITDIRAVGDDWRVTAIPVPAASV
- the nrdR gene encoding transcriptional regulator NrdR, with amino-acid sequence MHCPFCGANDTKVIDSRLVAEGEQVRRRRECLACGERFTTFETAELVLPRLIKTDGSRQPFDEEKLRAGMQRALEKRPVSVERLESSLVHIKHKLRATGEREVKSLVVGELVMAELQKLDEVAYIRFASVYRRFQDLNEFREEIDRLAREPVKP
- a CDS encoding YbaY family lipoprotein codes for the protein MPLRPLVLLSFVSLLVACSSDAPKPAEPASGPAPQMAQKKAQASADQGPLPAYQRELSGSLQGVPAGAEVELALLVVDERSRPQQLLASANLVGNNQALPFHLRFNPEAFPAGARVELRGRASQSGQLILHLPSQRIFQPTSQALGQLQFVKAP
- a CDS encoding class I SAM-dependent methyltransferase, which codes for MTAPLDLQHALSELLGDAQLVPCPLPDTELQLWLIDGDNMDRAFSPEETRRILHEPPYWSFCWASGLAVARYLAAHPQWVAGKRVLDFGAGSGVAGIAAVKAGALEVVACDLDPLALAACRANARLNGVELSYSTDFFAEADRFDLILVADVLYDRANLPLLDAFLSRGREALVADSRVRDFSHPLYRRLEMLEAMTLPDLAEPEEFRHVSLYHAARCVTD
- the trxA gene encoding thioredoxin, producing MSQDTPYIFDATTADFEQSVIENSFHKPVLVDFWAEWCAPCKALMPMLQTIAESYQGELLLAKVNCDAEPDVVARFGIRSLPTVVLFKDGQPVDGFAGAQPESAVRALLEPHVQMPPPPAADPFEQAQGLFDEGRFAEAEAALKVLLGEDNSHAGALILYARCLTERGELGEAQAVLDAVKSDEHKAALAGAKAQIQFLGQAANLPDVADLKARLAQNPQDDEAVYQLAIQQLARQQYDPALDSLLKLFIRNRSYSEGLPHKTLLQVFELLGNDHPLVTTYRRKLFAALY